A genome region from Blautia coccoides includes the following:
- a CDS encoding BlaI/MecI/CopY family transcriptional regulator: protein MISLFEKEEAVMYTIWNIGHPCVISDILKTNPELNRNTVVKVLKTLTSKGYIKVDSIIKTATRTGRGYIPIIQQEDYEEQKQLMSMIVESSTPQDGILQYCSTLANGKHLDAAFIDEMERLFDNLKSKES from the coding sequence ATGATATCACTTTTTGAAAAAGAAGAAGCTGTTATGTATACTATCTGGAATATAGGACACCCATGTGTAATTTCTGACATATTAAAAACCAATCCGGAATTGAACAGAAACACGGTTGTAAAGGTTTTAAAAACTCTTACTTCAAAGGGTTACATTAAGGTAGATTCTATTATTAAAACAGCAACAAGAACAGGGCGTGGATATATCCCCATAATCCAACAGGAAGATTATGAAGAACAAAAACAATTAATGAGTATGATTGTTGAAAGTTCCACCCCCCAAGACGGGATTTTACAATACTGTTCTACACTGGCTAATGGCAAACATTTAGACGCTGCGTTTATAGACGAGATGGAAAGACTATTTGATAATCTTAAATCAAAGGAGAGTTAA
- a CDS encoding M56 family metallopeptidase, whose amino-acid sequence MELSLPALITCSISMSILSIIIYIALRWNYLYQKAGILSVYILMILTILRGCFPLDIYKPGLTKTYGSLVIIPTIQKIITTRIAYENHRFFSVLDLMIIVWIVVGTFLFIKKSVGYYRLSKKISQMPRSSSQNINQVYQKAFQKIFKRKNYHFEVIEMKEISTPATFGLFHPVILLPRIEFTETELYCVLLHELIHIKHRDWVIKVIMDFISCIHWWNIFVSILLPSLLQQIQELYVDHSMETLVPAQNRFDYASSILKTLKYTQKSQKKMTAQTSYYALCNLSNKKNLQQRFNYIKKWKHRKKSNIFIALASIYYNMFMVNIPYSQ is encoded by the coding sequence ATGGAATTATCGTTACCTGCGTTAATAACGTGTTCTATATCCATGTCCATTCTCAGTATCATTATTTATATTGCATTAAGATGGAACTATCTCTACCAAAAAGCGGGTATTCTAAGTGTGTATATATTGATGATTTTAACCATTTTGAGAGGATGCTTTCCGCTGGATATATATAAACCCGGACTGACTAAGACATATGGATCATTAGTAATAATACCTACAATACAGAAAATAATTACCACCCGGATTGCTTATGAGAACCATCGTTTTTTTTCAGTCTTGGATTTAATGATAATTGTGTGGATTGTTGTAGGGACATTTTTATTTATCAAAAAATCGGTTGGATATTATCGCTTGAGCAAAAAAATATCTCAAATGCCCAGATCATCATCACAAAATATAAACCAGGTATATCAAAAAGCATTTCAAAAAATTTTCAAACGTAAAAATTATCATTTTGAAGTTATTGAAATGAAAGAAATATCTACCCCTGCAACTTTCGGCCTCTTCCATCCGGTAATATTACTGCCCCGCATTGAGTTTACTGAGACGGAGCTTTACTGTGTTTTACTGCACGAATTAATACATATTAAACATCGGGACTGGGTGATAAAAGTTATCATGGATTTTATTTCCTGTATTCACTGGTGGAATATATTTGTTTCAATTCTATTACCGTCTCTGCTGCAACAAATTCAGGAATTATATGTAGATCATTCAATGGAAACTTTAGTTCCTGCACAAAATAGATTTGACTATGCCAGCAGTATATTGAAAACGTTAAAATATACCCAAAAAAGTCAAAAAAAGATGACAGCGCAAACTTCTTATTATGCCTTATGTAATTTGTCTAATAAAAAAAATCTTCAGCAAAGATTTAATTATATAAAAAAATGGAAACATAGAAAAAAGTCAAATATATTTATTGCATTAGCTTCAATCTACTACAATATGTTTATGGTTAATATCCCTTACAGCCAGTAA
- a CDS encoding IS110 family transposase, whose protein sequence is MNAVGIDVSKGKSMVAIMRPFGEIVSAPFEIKHTASDIHSLVELINSVEGESRIVMEHTGRYYEVLAHQLSKANLFVSAINPKLIKDFDNDSLRKVKSDKADAVKIARYALDKWQNLKQYNVMDELRNQLKTMNRQFGFYMKHKTAMKNNLIGILDQTYPGVNTYFDSPARSDGSQKWVDFASTYWHVDCVRKMSLNAFIDHYQNWCKRKKYNFSQSKAEEIYGKAKELVPVLPKDDITKLIIKQAVNQLNSASTTVESLRTLMNETASKLPEYPIVMAMKGVGASLGPQLMAEIGDVSRFTHKGAITAFAGVDPGVNESGSYEQKSVPTSKRGSSDLRKTLFQVMDVLIKTHPQDDPVYQFIDKKRAQGKPYYVYMTAGANKFLRIYYGRVKEYLSSLPES, encoded by the coding sequence ATGAACGCAGTAGGTATCGATGTTTCAAAAGGTAAGAGTATGGTTGCTATCATGCGACCTTTCGGTGAAATTGTTTCCGCACCTTTCGAAATCAAACACACAGCCAGTGATATCCATTCACTTGTAGAACTCATCAACTCTGTTGAAGGGGAGTCCCGAATCGTGATGGAGCACACAGGACGTTATTATGAAGTCCTCGCCCATCAGCTTTCAAAGGCAAATCTTTTCGTCAGTGCCATTAACCCAAAACTTATCAAAGACTTTGATAATGATTCTCTTCGTAAAGTGAAATCTGATAAAGCGGATGCTGTTAAGATTGCCCGATATGCTCTTGACAAATGGCAAAATCTTAAACAGTATAATGTTATGGATGAATTACGCAATCAGCTCAAAACCATGAACCGTCAGTTCGGCTTTTACATGAAGCACAAGACGGCTATGAAAAATAATCTTATCGGCATCCTTGACCAAACCTATCCTGGTGTTAATACTTACTTTGACAGTCCTGCACGCAGTGACGGCAGCCAGAAATGGGTTGATTTTGCATCTACATACTGGCATGTGGACTGTGTCCGTAAAATGTCTCTGAATGCCTTTATCGACCATTATCAAAACTGGTGCAAACGTAAGAAGTACAACTTCAGCCAATCCAAAGCTGAGGAAATCTATGGAAAAGCAAAGGAACTTGTTCCTGTACTTCCTAAGGATGACATTACAAAGCTTATTATCAAGCAGGCTGTAAACCAGCTTAACAGTGCTTCTACAACCGTTGAATCACTACGCACACTTATGAATGAAACTGCATCCAAACTCCCAGAGTATCCTATTGTTATGGCGATGAAAGGGGTTGGTGCTTCGCTTGGTCCTCAATTGATGGCTGAGATTGGTGATGTTTCCCGTTTTACCCATAAAGGTGCTATTACTGCTTTTGCCGGTGTAGATCCCGGTGTTAATGAATCGGGAAGTTATGAACAAAAAAGTGTTCCAACTTCAAAACGAGGCTCATCTGATCTTAGAAAGACTTTATTTCAGGTAATGGATGTCTTAATAAAAACACACCCACAGGATGATCCTGTGTATCAGTTCATAGATAAGAAACGGGCACAAGGCAAGCCTTATTATGTCTATATGACTGCAGGTGCCAACAAGTTTCTAAGAATCTATTACGGACGAGTGAAAGAATATCTTTCATCTCTTCCAGAATCCTAA
- a CDS encoding AraC family transcriptional regulator, whose protein sequence is MYYEINANILPQIRLVDTAVLEPPYVHRRRQPDEYILYIMKQGVLYLKEGPKEYELREGDILLLDTEFVHEGLKASECEYFYIHFRHPQICRRDEAPGFMENLLEIRGSCLQQDSGSYKRYRDDCLWLPKFVSLGKKSGYLRVLQLIQEAMEQHRNQMENYKTACECRFMEALVTISRESLSSWTARPTHGIPSSYHRVHELLNYLNENYHRQISGAGIEEEFSCNFDYLNRVFKKNIGKTIFACLNEIRIHRAMELLATTSMKISAVGYRVGFRDDGYFCKVFKKYTGISPGQYGTMAGVRQCEGEGRETAGDH, encoded by the coding sequence ATGTATTACGAGATCAACGCGAATATTCTGCCGCAGATCAGATTGGTGGACACAGCGGTACTGGAACCGCCCTATGTGCACAGAAGGCGGCAGCCTGATGAATATATTCTTTATATCATGAAACAGGGAGTGCTGTATCTAAAGGAAGGCCCAAAGGAGTATGAGCTTCGGGAGGGGGACATACTCCTTTTGGATACGGAATTTGTGCATGAGGGGCTGAAGGCTTCAGAGTGCGAGTATTTTTATATCCACTTCCGCCATCCGCAGATATGCAGAAGGGATGAGGCCCCTGGGTTTATGGAAAATCTTCTGGAAATCCGGGGCAGTTGTCTGCAGCAGGACAGTGGTTCCTATAAAAGATACAGGGATGACTGCCTCTGGCTGCCCAAATTCGTCTCCCTTGGAAAAAAGAGCGGCTATCTGCGGGTGCTGCAGTTGATTCAGGAGGCCATGGAGCAGCACAGGAACCAGATGGAAAATTATAAGACAGCCTGTGAATGCAGGTTTATGGAGGCACTGGTGACAATCTCCAGGGAGTCGCTGTCCTCCTGGACAGCCAGGCCCACCCACGGGATTCCGTCCTCTTACCACAGAGTTCATGAGCTGCTGAATTATCTCAATGAAAATTATCACCGGCAGATATCCGGTGCGGGGATCGAGGAGGAATTTTCCTGTAATTTCGATTATCTGAACCGGGTGTTCAAAAAGAATATCGGGAAAACTATTTTCGCCTGCCTCAATGAGATTCGGATACACCGCGCCATGGAACTATTGGCAACCACGTCCATGAAAATATCCGCTGTGGGATACCGGGTAGGATTCAGGGATGACGGGTATTTCTGCAAGGTGTTTAAAAAATATACAGGGATATCGCCGGGGCAGTATGGGACAATGGCAGGAGTGCGGCAGTGTGAGGGAGAGGGCAGAGAGACAGCAGGAGATCACTGA